A segment of the Desulfurellaceae bacterium genome:
CGGTGTCGGTGACGGCCTGGCTCAGAGCGTGTCTGAGACGCCCGATTTGCCCGGGCGCGACCTCTTCCAGGGCCAGGGTTTCGAGGGCCAGGGCCAGACTCTCGGGAGCGATGCGGTTGGTCATGAACGGAACGCCTTCCGTGGGAATGCCATGGCTCGCCTGCGGCTGACCGGCTCAACCTGCGGCGCGCAGGGTCTCAATCTGGCTGGGGGACAGGTAGACGGCCAGGATTTCCGGGGATGCTTCTCGGACGGCTGCGGGCGAGTCAAAGCCGGCCGCCACCAGGCTGCGCAGCGCTTCCCGGTCAAGGCCGGGCAGCTGGGCGCGGGCCAGGGCCAAGCCGTCCGGCCCGACGCCGAAACGCACACAATCGGCCAAGTCTTTGAGGTGATGGGCTGCGGTCCAGCCCATCACCTCGGCCACCTCGTTGGCCGCATCGGCCAGCCAACTGATTTCGTCCGTCAGGGCTTTGATCGTCCCGGCGTAACACTGATAGCGACTTTCCAGGCCGGAGAGGGCGTCGCCCTTGATCCATTCGCTCAGGAGCAGGGACAGCTTGGCCGAACGGACCTCTTTGCTGGTCGGCAGCATGCTGGCGTGCAGCAGCCGCCCGAGTTCCTCGCCGGGTGGCTGGCCGTCTTCGGGCAGCCGCTCGTTCAGCATGCTTTCATACATCCGGCTGCGGTGTTCGACCGTGGACAGCGGAACGTACAGCCGTTTGCCGTCCGCGGTCAGGCTGAACAGATGCAGCAGCTCTAGCTCGGGTACGGCCCGGTCTCGGGCCTGGCTGAAAAAGCGGGCCAGCTTGACCGCTGTTGCGGCCTGAATGCCGCGCCGGGCGGCCACTTCTCCCAGGCTTGAGGCTTCCAGACGGCCGTCCTCGCTGCGGTGGAGCAGCTGGGCTTGGACCAGACTGTCGAGAATGGTGTCGATCTCGCGGGTGGTCTCATCGGTCTGGGACAGTTTGGCGCCACGCCGCAGAAAACCCATATAGGTCAGTGCAAAGAAGGCCGCCACTTCATCACGCGTGGAGCAAAGCTTGGAAGCGATTACGTTCAGCACCCGGTCGGCAAAACCGGCTTGGCCGGGAGCCAGGGCAAACTGTTCCTGTTCGCCCTGGATGTAGCCGTTCCACAGCAGGTCGGCCTGAAACTGGTTGACCGCAATGAGGATGGAGCGACCGAACTCTTCTCGAAAGCCCAGACGCCCGGCGCGTCCGGAAATATTTTCGTACTCGGCCCACGACACCGGCATCTCGATAGGCGTGCCCGTCCGCTCGTCGGTCGCCCACTTCATCGGCTCGACAAACACGGTCGATGCCGGCAGGTTGACGCCAAAAGCCAGGGTGGTGGTACAGGCGATCACCCGCAGTTCTCCGCGTCGATAGGCGGCCTCGACCACCCGGCGTTCCTCGGACGTGAGATCCGCGTGATGAAACGCCACCCCACCGCCAAACGCCGTTGTGAGCTGAGCTTTGAGAGCGGTTTCTTCACAGCCGTCAAGCTCGGCCAGGGCTGTCTGGGCGGGCGGCAGATGGGCGCTGTTGGCCAGGGCCAAGGCGCACTGCACGGTGTCCCGCTTGGCTTTGAGGAAGATCAGGAGCTGCTCGTCTTGCTGCACCAGATGGGCGACGGTGGCCAATAAGACCTCGGTCGGATCCTCACTCTCGGTGTCAACAAAGCGCTCCTGCCCCTCTTCGCCGGTATTATAGGCTTTGTAGCGAAAGTTGCCGTTCAGCAGGACGCCGCGGTACAGTTCGACCGGCCGTTCGTCTTGCAGCAACAGATCGGCGTCCAGCCACTCGGCGATGGGTTCGGCCTCGCGCAAGACTGCGGACAACCCCAACAGCTGCGGGCGCGGCTCACAGCCCAGGAGTTTGGCCAGACTCAGCTCCAGACCCGCCCCACGTTCGGTATCGCCCAGCATTTGCAGCTCGTCGACCACGACCAGGGCAACGCCGCGCAGCAGGTGGGGGTGACGAACCAGGAGCTGAGACAGCTTTTCATACACCAGAACGGCCAGATGATAGTCGCCCTGTTCAATCGCCCGGTCAAACTCGTGACGGTCGCGGGTGGCAACCGCAACCTTGACCCCGTACGACCCATAGCGGTCACAGAAGGTCTGGTATTTCTCTTCGGCCAGGGCGCGCAGCGGGGTCAGGTACAAGACCCGTTTACCGGCAAAGGTGGCCCGCATGGCGGCCATCTCGCCGACAAAAGTTTTGCCCGAAGAGGTGGGGGACGAAATGATCAGGCTCTGGCCCTCAAACAGCCCGTAACGCTGGACCGCGACCTCTTGGACGGGCAGCAGAAACTCGCCCTGTTGGTGTTCCCAAATCTCCAGCAGACTGTCCGGCAGACCGTATTTGCGTAAGTCTC
Coding sequences within it:
- a CDS encoding DEAD/DEAH box helicase — its product is MRRIRDLRKYGLPDSLLEIWEHQQGEFLLPVQEVAVQRYGLFEGQSLIISSPTSSGKTFVGEMAAMRATFAGKRVLYLTPLRALAEEKYQTFCDRYGSYGVKVAVATRDRHEFDRAIEQGDYHLAVLVYEKLSQLLVRHPHLLRGVALVVVDELQMLGDTERGAGLELSLAKLLGCEPRPQLLGLSAVLREAEPIAEWLDADLLLQDERPVELYRGVLLNGNFRYKAYNTGEEGQERFVDTESEDPTEVLLATVAHLVQQDEQLLIFLKAKRDTVQCALALANSAHLPPAQTALAELDGCEETALKAQLTTAFGGGVAFHHADLTSEERRVVEAAYRRGELRVIACTTTLAFGVNLPASTVFVEPMKWATDERTGTPIEMPVSWAEYENISGRAGRLGFREEFGRSILIAVNQFQADLLWNGYIQGEQEQFALAPGQAGFADRVLNVIASKLCSTRDEVAAFFALTYMGFLRRGAKLSQTDETTREIDTILDSLVQAQLLHRSEDGRLEASSLGEVAARRGIQAATAVKLARFFSQARDRAVPELELLHLFSLTADGKRLYVPLSTVEHRSRMYESMLNERLPEDGQPPGEELGRLLHASMLPTSKEVRSAKLSLLLSEWIKGDALSGLESRYQCYAGTIKALTDEISWLADAANEVAEVMGWTAAHHLKDLADCVRFGVGPDGLALARAQLPGLDREALRSLVAAGFDSPAAVREASPEILAVYLSPSQIETLRAAG